One region of Streptomyces subrutilus genomic DNA includes:
- the fmt gene encoding methionyl-tRNA formyltransferase, producing MKLVFAGTPEVAVPALDALIASGRHEVAAVVTRPDAPAGRGRRLVASPVAERAEEAGIEVLKPARPRDPDFQARLREIGPDCCPVVAYGALIPKSAIEIPKHGWVNLHFSLLPAWRGAAPVQHSIMAGDQLTGASTFQIEEGLDSGPVYGILTEEIRPTDTSGDLLTRLAFAGAGLLAATMDGIEDGTLRAVGQPADGISLAPKITVEDARIDWTAPALRADRVVRGCTPAPGAWTVFRGERLKLISVGLVPDRTDLAPGVLAPAKNNVYVGTGSHAVELLWVQPQGKKPMRGADWARGVRIAPGERVGGTDVG from the coding sequence GTGAAGCTCGTCTTCGCAGGCACCCCCGAGGTCGCCGTGCCCGCCCTGGACGCCCTCATCGCCTCCGGGCGCCACGAGGTCGCGGCCGTCGTCACCCGGCCCGACGCACCCGCCGGCCGCGGGCGCCGGCTCGTCGCCAGCCCGGTCGCCGAGCGCGCCGAGGAGGCGGGCATCGAGGTGCTCAAGCCCGCCCGGCCGCGCGACCCCGATTTCCAGGCCCGGCTGCGCGAGATCGGCCCGGACTGCTGTCCCGTCGTCGCCTACGGGGCGCTGATCCCCAAGAGCGCCATCGAGATCCCCAAGCACGGGTGGGTCAACCTGCACTTCTCGCTGCTGCCCGCCTGGCGCGGTGCCGCGCCCGTACAGCACTCGATCATGGCCGGGGACCAGCTCACCGGCGCCTCCACCTTCCAGATCGAGGAAGGCCTGGACTCCGGACCGGTCTACGGGATCCTCACCGAGGAGATCCGCCCGACGGACACCAGCGGGGACCTGCTCACCCGGCTCGCCTTCGCCGGCGCCGGACTGCTGGCCGCCACCATGGACGGCATCGAGGACGGCACCCTGCGCGCCGTCGGGCAGCCCGCCGACGGCATCTCCCTCGCGCCCAAGATCACCGTGGAGGACGCCAGGATCGACTGGACCGCCCCGGCGCTGCGAGCCGACCGCGTCGTGCGCGGCTGCACGCCGGCGCCGGGCGCGTGGACCGTCTTCCGCGGGGAGCGCCTCAAGCTGATCTCCGTGGGCCTGGTGCCGGACCGCACCGACCTCGCGCCGGGCGTGCTGGCCCCGGCCAAGAACAACGTCTACGTCGGCACGGGCTCGCACGCCGTGGAACTCCTGTGGGTGCAGCCCCAGGGGAAGAAGCCGATGCGCGGCGCCGACTGGGCCCGCGGGGTGCGGATCGCTCCCGGCGAGCGCGTCGGCGGCACGGACGTAGGCTGA
- a CDS encoding RsmB/NOP family class I SAM-dependent RNA methyltransferase yields the protein MSEQPRRRPAAGAGGKPNKSAKPYRRPQKDPVRMLAFEVLRAVDERDAYANLVLPPLLRKARQDESFQARDAALATELVYGTLRRQGTYDAVIKACIDRPLREVDPPVLDVLSLGAHQLLGTRIPTHAAVSASVELARVVLGDGRAKFVNAVLRKIAAHDLDGWLERVAPPYEDDAEEHLAVYHSHPRWVVSALWDALGGGRAGIEDLLEADNERPEVTLVARPGRSTPEELLEAVGEESALPGRWSPYAVRMSEGGEPGALEAVRDGRAGVQDEGSQLVAMALAAVPVEGRDERWLDGCAGPGGKAALLAALAAQRGAFLLASEKQPHRARLVERALAGNPGPYQVIAADGTRPPWLPGSFDRVLVDVPCSGLGALRRRPEARWRRRPEDLEGFAPLQRELLREALAAVRVGGVVGYATCSPHLAETRVVVDDVLKGRGAGAHPVSAELVDARPFMSGVPGLGDGPDVQLWPHLHGTDAMYLALLRRTA from the coding sequence GTGAGCGAACAGCCCCGTCGCCGTCCCGCCGCAGGCGCGGGCGGCAAGCCGAACAAGTCGGCCAAGCCCTACCGGCGGCCCCAGAAGGACCCCGTCCGGATGCTGGCCTTCGAGGTGCTGCGGGCGGTGGACGAGCGCGACGCCTACGCCAACCTCGTGCTGCCGCCGCTGCTGCGCAAGGCCCGCCAGGACGAGAGCTTCCAGGCGCGGGACGCGGCACTGGCCACCGAGCTGGTCTACGGGACGCTGCGCCGGCAGGGCACGTACGACGCGGTCATCAAGGCCTGCATCGACCGCCCGCTGCGGGAGGTCGACCCGCCCGTGCTGGACGTGCTCTCGCTCGGCGCGCACCAGCTGCTGGGTACCCGCATCCCCACGCACGCGGCCGTCTCGGCCAGCGTGGAGCTGGCGCGGGTGGTGCTCGGGGACGGGCGCGCGAAGTTCGTGAACGCCGTGCTGCGCAAGATCGCCGCGCACGACCTGGACGGCTGGCTGGAGCGGGTCGCGCCGCCGTACGAGGACGACGCCGAGGAGCACCTCGCGGTCTACCACTCGCACCCGCGGTGGGTCGTCAGCGCCCTGTGGGACGCGCTGGGCGGCGGGCGCGCCGGGATCGAGGACCTGCTGGAGGCCGACAACGAGCGGCCCGAGGTCACCCTGGTGGCGAGGCCGGGGCGGTCCACCCCGGAGGAGCTGCTGGAGGCGGTGGGCGAGGAGTCGGCGCTGCCGGGCCGCTGGTCCCCGTACGCGGTCCGGATGTCCGAGGGCGGCGAGCCGGGCGCGCTGGAGGCCGTGCGCGACGGGCGCGCCGGCGTGCAGGACGAGGGCAGCCAGCTCGTCGCGATGGCGCTGGCGGCGGTCCCGGTCGAGGGCCGCGACGAGCGCTGGCTGGACGGCTGCGCGGGCCCGGGCGGCAAGGCGGCGCTGCTGGCGGCGCTGGCGGCGCAGCGCGGCGCGTTCCTGCTGGCCTCCGAGAAGCAGCCGCACCGGGCGCGCCTGGTGGAGCGGGCGCTGGCGGGCAACCCCGGCCCCTACCAGGTCATCGCGGCGGACGGCACCCGGCCGCCGTGGCTGCCCGGTTCCTTCGACCGCGTCCTGGTGGACGTCCCGTGCTCCGGGCTGGGCGCGCTGCGCCGCCGCCCGGAGGCCCGGTGGCGGCGCCGCCCGGAGGACCTGGAGGGCTTCGCGCCGCTTCAGCGGGAGCTGTTGCGGGAGGCGCTGGCGGCGGTGCGCGTGGGCGGTGTCGTGGGTTACGCGACGTGCTCGCCGCACCTGGCGGAGACGCGGGTCGTCGTCGACGACGTCCTGAAGGGCCGCGGCGCGGGCGCGCACCCGGTGTCGGCCGAACTCGTCGACGCCAGGCCGTTCATGTCGGGCGTTCCGGGTCTGGGCGACGGCCCGGACGTCCAGCTGTGGCCGCACCTGCACGGGACGGACGCGATGTACCTGGCGCTGCTGAGGCGCACCGCCTGA
- a CDS encoding primosomal protein N' has translation MVAEAKAKAPKAKPRTWRGAALAEELPVARVLVNKGVLHLDQLWDYAVPAELSEAAQPGVRVRVRFGAGSHQVHGGRREGGGLIDGFIVERRAESDYNGALAALAHVVSSEVVLSPRMLALARAVADRYAGSLADVLQLALPARSARAEAKPSPEPLPPPPAPEPAGWQRYGAGPAFLRALAGGAAPRAVWTALPGPGWADELARAMAATLASGRGALAVVPDGRTAARVDAALTALLGEGRHALLTAESGPEKRYRQWLAVSRGSVRAVVGTRAAMFAPVRDLGLVAVWDDGDSSHSDDNAPFPHVREVLELRAVNDGCGFLAGSTSCTVEAAQLVESGWARPLVADRETVRQCAPRIRTVGDELLARDEAARAARLPSLAWETVREGLKTGPVLVQVPRRGYVPRLACERCRTPARCTACAGPLEAPDARDLQCGWCGRPEPSWHCEECGSFRLRAQVVGARRTAEELGRAFPAVPVRTSGRDHVLDEVPDRPALVVSTPGAEPVAAGAGYAAALLLDGWAMLTRPDLRAGEDALRRWIAAASLVRGEGQVVVVAEPTLRPVQALVRWDPVGHAVRELAERAQLGFPPVSRMAAVAGRGEAVEAFLAGAGLPADAEILGPVPLPGRRGEASPGERALVRVPPGSGAALAAALKAAQAARMARGVAAGDAVRVRIDPPDIG, from the coding sequence ATGGTCGCCGAGGCGAAGGCCAAGGCGCCCAAGGCGAAGCCACGCACCTGGCGCGGCGCCGCCCTCGCCGAGGAACTCCCCGTCGCCCGCGTCCTCGTGAACAAGGGCGTGCTCCACCTCGACCAGCTCTGGGACTACGCCGTCCCCGCCGAGCTCTCGGAGGCCGCGCAGCCCGGCGTCCGCGTCCGGGTCCGCTTCGGGGCCGGGTCCCACCAGGTGCACGGCGGCCGCCGCGAGGGCGGCGGCCTCATCGACGGCTTCATCGTCGAGCGGCGCGCCGAGTCCGACTACAACGGGGCGCTGGCCGCTCTCGCCCACGTCGTCTCGTCCGAGGTGGTGCTCAGCCCGCGCATGCTGGCCCTGGCCCGGGCCGTCGCCGACCGGTACGCGGGCAGCCTGGCCGACGTACTCCAGCTCGCCCTGCCCGCGCGGAGCGCCCGCGCCGAGGCCAAGCCCTCGCCGGAGCCGCTGCCCCCGCCTCCCGCACCCGAGCCGGCCGGCTGGCAGCGGTACGGCGCGGGCCCCGCCTTCCTGCGGGCCCTGGCCGGCGGAGCCGCCCCGCGCGCGGTCTGGACCGCCCTGCCCGGCCCCGGTTGGGCCGACGAGCTGGCCCGTGCCATGGCCGCCACCCTCGCCTCCGGCCGCGGGGCCCTCGCCGTGGTGCCCGACGGGCGCACCGCCGCCCGCGTGGACGCAGCCCTCACCGCCCTGCTCGGCGAGGGGCGGCACGCGCTGCTGACCGCCGAGTCCGGGCCGGAGAAGCGCTACCGGCAATGGCTCGCCGTGAGCCGGGGCTCGGTGCGGGCCGTCGTCGGCACCCGCGCGGCGATGTTCGCCCCCGTGCGGGACCTCGGGCTGGTGGCCGTCTGGGACGACGGGGACTCCAGCCACAGCGACGACAACGCCCCCTTCCCGCACGTCCGAGAGGTCCTGGAACTGCGCGCGGTCAACGACGGCTGCGGGTTCCTGGCCGGGAGCACGAGCTGCACGGTGGAGGCCGCCCAGCTGGTGGAGTCCGGGTGGGCGCGGCCGCTGGTCGCCGACCGGGAGACGGTGCGGCAGTGCGCCCCGCGGATCCGGACGGTCGGCGACGAACTCCTGGCCCGCGACGAGGCGGCCCGCGCCGCGCGGCTGCCGAGCCTGGCGTGGGAGACCGTACGGGAGGGGCTCAAGACCGGGCCGGTACTGGTCCAGGTGCCGCGGCGCGGCTATGTGCCCCGGCTGGCGTGCGAGCGGTGCCGTACGCCGGCCCGCTGCACGGCCTGCGCCGGGCCGCTGGAGGCCCCCGACGCGCGGGACCTGCAGTGCGGCTGGTGCGGGCGGCCCGAGCCGTCCTGGCACTGCGAGGAGTGCGGGTCCTTCCGGCTGCGGGCCCAGGTGGTCGGCGCGCGGCGGACGGCCGAGGAACTGGGGCGGGCCTTCCCGGCCGTGCCCGTCCGCACCTCCGGGCGCGACCACGTCCTGGACGAGGTGCCGGACCGGCCGGCGCTGGTGGTGAGCACCCCCGGGGCGGAGCCGGTCGCGGCGGGCGCCGGGTACGCGGCGGCGCTGCTGCTCGACGGATGGGCCATGCTCACGCGGCCCGACCTGCGGGCCGGGGAGGACGCGCTGCGGCGCTGGATCGCGGCCGCCTCGCTGGTACGGGGGGAGGGGCAGGTCGTCGTGGTCGCGGAGCCGACGCTGCGGCCGGTGCAGGCGCTGGTGCGGTGGGACCCGGTGGGGCATGCCGTGCGGGAGCTCGCGGAGCGGGCGCAGCTCGGGTTCCCGCCGGTGTCCCGGATGGCGGCCGTGGCCGGGCGGGGCGAGGCGGTGGAAGCCTTCCTGGCCGGGGCCGGGCTGCCGGCGGACGCGGAGATCCTGGGGCCGGTGCCGCTGCCGGGGCGGCGGGGCGAGGCTTCGCCGGGGGAGCGGGCGCTGGTGCGGGTGCCGCCGGGGAGCGGGGCGGCTTTGGCGGCGGCACTCAAGGCCGCGCAGGCGGCGCGGATGGCGCGGGGGGTTGCCGCGGGGGATGCGGTGCGGGTGCGGATCGACCCGCCGGACATCGGCTGA
- a CDS encoding CarD family transcriptional regulator — translation MTKSAVPRRHLPSSPFKAPVEQPIRQFNVGDRVSHDEHGLGRVVGIEEGIAVLVDFGSVQKRVLSPYTKMSAL, via the coding sequence ATGACAAAGTCAGCAGTACCTCGCCGCCATTTGCCGTCCAGCCCGTTCAAGGCCCCCGTGGAGCAGCCGATCCGGCAGTTCAACGTGGGCGACCGGGTGTCCCACGACGAGCACGGCCTCGGCCGTGTCGTCGGAATCGAGGAGGGGATCGCAGTTCTCGTCGACTTCGGTTCGGTCCAGAAACGGGTCCTGAGCCCGTACACCAAGATGTCCGCGCTCTGA
- the rpe gene encoding ribulose-phosphate 3-epimerase, producing the protein MAAQISPSILSADFARLADEAKAVEGADWLHVDVMDNHFVPNLTLGVPVVESLSRATDIPLDLHLMIENPDRWAPQYVEAGAGSVTFHAEAAAAPVRLAREIRAQGARAAMALKPATPIEQYEDLLPELDMLLIMTVEPGFGGQPFLDIMLPKIRRTRELIAKHGLELWLQVDGGVSASTIERCAEAGADVFVAGSAVYGAVDPSAAVRTLREQADAAIAVAPWACDH; encoded by the coding sequence ATGGCCGCTCAGATTTCTCCCAGCATCCTGTCCGCAGACTTCGCCCGACTCGCCGACGAGGCGAAGGCGGTCGAGGGCGCCGACTGGCTGCACGTCGATGTCATGGACAACCACTTCGTCCCCAACCTCACCCTCGGGGTGCCCGTCGTGGAGTCCCTGAGCAGGGCCACCGACATCCCGCTGGACCTCCACCTGATGATCGAGAACCCGGACCGCTGGGCCCCGCAGTACGTGGAGGCCGGCGCCGGGTCGGTCACCTTCCACGCCGAGGCGGCGGCCGCGCCGGTGCGCCTCGCGCGGGAGATCCGGGCGCAGGGCGCACGCGCCGCCATGGCGCTCAAGCCCGCGACCCCGATCGAGCAGTACGAGGACCTGCTCCCCGAGCTCGACATGCTGCTGATCATGACGGTCGAGCCGGGCTTCGGGGGCCAGCCCTTTCTGGACATCATGCTGCCCAAGATCCGCCGCACCCGGGAGCTGATCGCCAAGCACGGCCTGGAGCTGTGGCTCCAGGTGGACGGCGGGGTCTCGGCCTCGACGATCGAACGCTGCGCCGAGGCCGGCGCGGACGTGTTCGTCGCGGGCAGCGCGGTGTACGGCGCCGTCGATCCGTCCGCGGCCGTACGCACGCTGCGCGAGCAGGCGGACGCGGCGATCGCCGTGGCGCCGTGGGCGTGCGACCACTGA
- a CDS encoding sugar-binding transcriptional regulator, producing MSAGRSALRMGPAELVQAAAMARRFYLEGKSKIQIAEEFGVSRFKVARVLETALERDLVRIEIRVPAELDAERSDALRARYGLRHAVVVESPADATEDAPDPENLGAVAADLLGELVNEGDVLGLAWGRSTIHMAASLHRLPPCTVVQLTGVYDAGTAERGSVEAVRRAAQVSGGDAHPIYAPMLLPDPATAAALRSQTGIARAFEYFDKVTVAAVSIGSWEPGISTVHDMLTDEERAHYASLGVAAEMSAHLFDSEGRRVGRDLGERCITVEADRLRRIPEVVAIAGGLRKASAIGAVLRSGLVTSLVTDTAVADYLLTESAPGLRPALERADPDDL from the coding sequence ATGTCGGCGGGACGGTCAGCCCTGCGGATGGGACCCGCGGAGCTGGTGCAGGCGGCGGCCATGGCCCGCCGTTTCTACCTCGAGGGCAAGTCCAAGATCCAGATCGCCGAGGAGTTCGGCGTGAGCCGCTTCAAGGTGGCCCGGGTCCTGGAGACCGCCCTCGAGCGCGACCTCGTACGGATCGAGATCCGGGTGCCGGCCGAACTGGACGCGGAGCGCTCGGACGCACTGCGCGCCCGGTACGGGCTCCGGCACGCCGTCGTCGTGGAGTCGCCCGCCGACGCCACCGAGGACGCTCCCGATCCGGAGAACCTCGGTGCCGTCGCCGCCGATCTGCTGGGCGAGCTGGTCAACGAGGGCGACGTGCTGGGCCTGGCCTGGGGCCGCTCGACCATCCACATGGCCGCCTCCCTGCACCGGCTGCCTCCCTGCACCGTCGTACAGCTGACCGGTGTGTACGACGCGGGGACCGCCGAGCGGGGGTCCGTGGAAGCCGTACGGAGGGCCGCCCAGGTCTCGGGCGGGGACGCCCACCCGATCTACGCGCCGATGCTGCTGCCCGACCCGGCGACCGCGGCCGCGCTGCGCAGCCAGACGGGGATCGCGCGCGCCTTCGAGTACTTCGACAAGGTGACGGTCGCGGCCGTCTCCATCGGGTCCTGGGAGCCGGGCATCTCCACCGTCCACGACATGCTGACGGACGAGGAGCGGGCGCACTACGCCTCGCTGGGCGTGGCCGCCGAGATGTCCGCGCACCTGTTCGATTCCGAGGGGCGGCGCGTCGGCCGGGACCTCGGCGAGCGGTGCATCACCGTCGAGGCCGACCGGCTGCGGCGGATCCCCGAGGTCGTGGCGATCGCCGGCGGGCTGCGCAAGGCCTCGGCGATCGGAGCGGTGCTCCGGTCGGGCCTGGTGACCAGCCTGGTCACGGACACGGCGGTGGCCGACTACCTGCTCACCGAGTCGGCCCCCGGCCTGCGCCCGGCGCTCGAGCGGGCGGATCCGGACGACCTGTAG
- a CDS encoding ribonuclease domain-containing protein, whose product MIPWNVPRLLLRVLGAVFLCAALVGAVGCGGKETASPAAASSGAVSGVAPSAVPSAARSAAPSTAPAWAKGMAAVRADDLPRQARDVLALIDRGGPYPYRQDGTVFGNFEKVLPQQKRGYYHEFTVRTPGERDRGARRIVTGQGGEFYYTDDHYETFKAVLR is encoded by the coding sequence ATGATCCCATGGAACGTGCCCCGGTTGCTGTTGCGTGTGCTGGGGGCCGTTTTCCTGTGCGCCGCGCTGGTCGGCGCGGTGGGGTGCGGCGGGAAGGAAACCGCGTCGCCTGCCGCGGCCAGTTCCGGTGCCGTGTCGGGCGTCGCGCCCAGTGCCGTGCCCAGTGCCGCGCGCAGCGCCGCGCCCAGTACGGCTCCCGCGTGGGCGAAGGGGATGGCCGCGGTACGGGCCGACGACCTGCCCCGGCAGGCCCGGGACGTGCTCGCGCTCATCGACAGGGGCGGGCCCTATCCGTACCGCCAGGACGGCACGGTCTTCGGGAACTTCGAGAAGGTCTTGCCCCAGCAGAAGCGCGGCTACTACCACGAGTTCACGGTGCGGACCCCGGGGGAGCGGGACCGCGGAGCCCGGCGGATCGTGACGGGTCAGGGTGGGGAGTTCTACTACACGGACGACCACTACGAGACCTTCAAGGCGGTTCTGCGATGA